In one Agathobacter rectalis ATCC 33656 genomic region, the following are encoded:
- a CDS encoding glycosyl hydrolase family 8, with product MAGAYKTGKYRNIFKEYGYPEEEIQKRVEDTFNTIFYGNDDERFYHEAGDDMGYMEDTGNHDVRTEGMSYGMMVCVQLDKKAEFDRLWKWVRTYMYIEDGPAKNYFAWSCQTNGKRNADGPAPDGEEYFAMALFFASKRWGDGDGIFCYSKEAQNILRECVHKGEPGHSGEPMWEPSNKLIKFVTNMDFSDPSYHLPHFYELFAQRAYEEDRDFWKEAAAASRAYLHSACHEKTGLSAEYADYDGKPHTGHQEIFGRHDWYYSDAYRTIANIAMDHLWFDADPWQIKTAERLQKFYCEDQKDNWDGVFLIDGTPLDEKALHPVAIIAVNAEASLAADGKYAKQCVEKFWNTPLRTGDRRYYDNFLYMFAMLALSGNYRIY from the coding sequence ATGGCAGGAGCATATAAGACAGGCAAATACAGAAATATATTCAAAGAGTATGGGTATCCGGAAGAAGAAATTCAAAAAAGAGTAGAGGATACTTTTAACACGATATTCTATGGGAATGATGATGAACGTTTTTATCATGAAGCCGGTGATGATATGGGATATATGGAGGATACCGGCAATCATGATGTGAGAACCGAGGGAATGTCATATGGCATGATGGTATGTGTACAGCTGGACAAAAAAGCAGAGTTTGACAGACTGTGGAAATGGGTGCGCACATATATGTATATAGAAGATGGTCCGGCAAAAAATTATTTTGCGTGGTCATGTCAGACAAACGGAAAGCGAAATGCCGATGGACCGGCACCTGATGGTGAAGAGTATTTTGCAATGGCATTATTTTTCGCCTCTAAAAGATGGGGAGATGGCGATGGTATATTCTGCTACAGCAAAGAGGCACAAAATATCTTAAGGGAGTGTGTACACAAGGGTGAGCCGGGACACAGCGGAGAGCCAATGTGGGAGCCTTCCAACAAGCTGATAAAGTTTGTCACAAATATGGATTTCAGTGATCCTTCATACCATCTGCCGCATTTTTATGAACTTTTTGCCCAAAGGGCTTATGAGGAGGACCGAGACTTCTGGAAAGAAGCAGCAGCTGCCAGCAGAGCATATCTGCACAGTGCATGCCATGAAAAGACAGGACTTAGCGCAGAATATGCAGATTATGACGGAAAGCCTCATACGGGGCATCAGGAAATATTTGGAAGACATGACTGGTATTACAGTGATGCATACCGCACGATCGCCAATATAGCGATGGATCATCTGTGGTTTGATGCAGATCCGTGGCAGATTAAAACGGCAGAAAGGCTTCAGAAGTTTTATTGTGAGGATCAGAAGGACAATTGGGATGGGGTATTTCTTATAGATGGTACACCGCTTGATGAGAAGGCACTTCATCCGGTAGCAATCATTGCTGTTAATGCAGAAGCTTCACTCGCAGCAGATGGAAAATATGCAAAGCAATGTGTTGAAAAGTTCTGGAACACTCCGCTTAGGACAGGTGACAGGAGATACTATGACAATTTCCTTTACATGTTTGCAATGTTAGCACTTTCAGGAAATTACAGGATTTATTGA
- a CDS encoding SGNH/GDSL hydrolase family protein: MAGPKAPKDPERKRAYFYIMKDKDIYGSVQEDGSIIHFIYESDGRLINSAQIAGNIENKEELGLLETVEGFGRLVHSIGVSVETDNQNEQIEFVFQMYGKQDLYGGGTNLKVKLTGDGMERKIYLSDYKWTPDDDIPGQIKFIFNTPDIMGKASVRLYLNDGYEAPADIEETEVDMNSDEYCRMISHSLMNMGNAYRIRKAIEKTRAGKEVTLAYIGGSITQGAGAAPINTECYAYKSYQLFQKRFSAKNNVKFIKAGVGGTPSELGMIRFDRDVLRDGQQPDIVVIEFAVNDEGDETKGDCYESLVRKVLNLPWKPAVILLFSVFANDWNLQDRLSPVGKLYDLPMVSVLDAVSPQFALKNDEGRVITKNQFFYDMFHPGNAGHSVMADCIEYLFEKIDQAGHASLNAFELGLTEEKILQEKLNLAPVIGNSFENIRLLDKKDIYAKAYIDEGGFDSTDTQLQSVEMDDQLSLTPEFPYNWMYDGTKNTLNRVKAYFELEMECRALLLVFKDSGEVNVGKAKVYVDGEYHFTADPHINNWQHCNAVIIFNNKTSENHVVRIEIEEEDRDKQFTILGFGYVL; the protein is encoded by the coding sequence ATGGCAGGTCCAAAAGCACCAAAGGATCCGGAAAGAAAAAGAGCGTATTTCTACATCATGAAGGATAAGGATATATACGGCTCAGTACAGGAAGATGGAAGCATTATACATTTTATATATGAAAGCGATGGAAGACTGATAAACAGTGCACAGATAGCCGGAAATATAGAAAATAAAGAGGAACTGGGGCTGTTAGAGACAGTGGAAGGTTTTGGCAGGCTTGTACACAGCATAGGTGTATCTGTGGAAACAGATAATCAAAACGAACAGATCGAATTTGTGTTTCAGATGTACGGAAAGCAGGACCTGTACGGAGGCGGTACTAATCTTAAGGTAAAGCTGACGGGCGATGGAATGGAGAGAAAGATATACCTGTCAGATTATAAGTGGACACCGGATGATGATATACCGGGACAGATAAAGTTCATATTTAATACACCGGATATCATGGGAAAAGCGAGTGTCAGACTGTATCTGAATGACGGCTATGAGGCTCCGGCAGATATTGAGGAAACAGAGGTGGATATGAACTCTGATGAATACTGCAGGATGATAAGTCATTCGCTTATGAATATGGGAAATGCATACCGCATAAGAAAAGCCATCGAAAAGACAAGAGCCGGAAAAGAGGTAACACTTGCATACATCGGTGGATCTATCACACAGGGAGCAGGTGCGGCACCTATAAATACAGAGTGCTACGCATACAAATCCTATCAGCTTTTCCAGAAGCGGTTTTCCGCAAAGAATAATGTGAAATTCATAAAAGCCGGTGTGGGCGGCACACCATCGGAGCTGGGAATGATCAGATTTGACAGGGATGTACTAAGAGACGGACAGCAGCCTGATATAGTAGTTATTGAATTTGCTGTAAATGATGAGGGGGATGAGACAAAGGGCGACTGCTATGAAAGCCTTGTACGTAAAGTACTTAATCTGCCATGGAAACCGGCAGTCATATTGCTTTTTTCCGTATTTGCAAATGACTGGAACCTTCAAGACCGCCTAAGCCCGGTTGGAAAGCTCTATGATCTGCCTATGGTAAGCGTGCTGGATGCGGTTTCCCCTCAGTTTGCATTAAAAAATGACGAGGGAAGGGTAATAACCAAAAATCAGTTTTTCTATGATATGTTTCATCCGGGCAATGCAGGCCATTCCGTCATGGCAGACTGCATAGAGTATCTTTTTGAAAAAATAGATCAGGCAGGGCATGCAAGTTTGAATGCATTTGAACTGGGACTGACAGAGGAAAAAATATTGCAGGAAAAACTAAATCTTGCACCGGTAATAGGAAACAGCTTTGAAAATATAAGACTGCTCGACAAAAAGGATATATATGCAAAGGCATATATTGACGAGGGTGGCTTTGATTCGACAGATACACAGCTGCAAAGCGTTGAGATGGATGATCAGCTTTCGCTGACTCCGGAATTCCCGTATAACTGGATGTATGATGGCACAAAAAATACATTAAACAGGGTAAAAGCGTATTTCGAGCTTGAGATGGAGTGCAGGGCACTTCTCCTTGTATTTAAGGATTCGGGAGAGGTAAACGTGGGAAAGGCGAAGGTATATGTGGACGGAGAATATCATTTTACGGCTGATCCACATATCAATAACTGGCAGCACTGCAATGCGGTAATAATATTTAACAATAAGACCAGTGAAAATCATGTTGTAAGAATTGAAATTGAAGAGGAAGACAGAGACAAGCAGTTTACGATACTGGGCTTTGGATATGTATTATAG
- the nadC gene encoding carboxylating nicotinate-nucleotide diphosphorylase, whose protein sequence is MYDQVTLGLNVDPFILSALKEDITSEDVSTNSVMPHPQAGEVDLICKQDGIICGLQVFERVFTLLDADTKVEFYVKDGDRVENKQLIGKVYGDIRVLLCGERTALNYLQRMSGIATYTSQVAALLEGTGIKLLDTRKTTPNNRIFEKYSVRVGGGNNHRYNLSDGVLLKDNHIGAAGGVKEAIAMAKAYAPFVRKIEVEVESFDMVKDAVEAGADIIMLDNMSTELLKQCIDYIDGRAEIEVSGNVTKENIARIKGLGVDYVSSGALTHSAPIMDLSLKNLHAV, encoded by the coding sequence ATGTACGATCAGGTAACACTGGGCCTCAACGTAGACCCATTCATATTAAGCGCATTAAAGGAGGACATCACAAGCGAGGACGTGTCCACAAACAGCGTGATGCCACATCCACAGGCAGGAGAGGTGGATTTAATCTGCAAACAGGACGGAATCATCTGTGGACTGCAGGTTTTTGAGAGAGTTTTCACACTGCTTGATGCAGATACAAAGGTAGAGTTTTACGTAAAGGATGGCGATAGGGTAGAAAATAAGCAGCTTATCGGCAAGGTTTACGGAGATATCAGAGTACTCTTGTGCGGTGAGAGAACTGCGCTCAATTATTTACAGCGCATGAGTGGAATTGCCACATATACCAGTCAGGTTGCAGCGCTCTTAGAGGGCACCGGTATCAAGCTTTTGGATACCAGAAAGACAACCCCAAACAATAGAATTTTTGAAAAATACTCGGTCAGAGTCGGTGGTGGAAACAACCACAGATACAATCTCTCGGATGGAGTGCTTCTTAAGGATAACCACATCGGAGCAGCTGGCGGCGTAAAAGAGGCAATCGCCATGGCAAAGGCCTATGCTCCGTTTGTCAGAAAGATTGAGGTTGAGGTAGAGAGCTTTGATATGGTGAAGGATGCGGTTGAAGCCGGTGCCGACATTATCATGCTCGACAACATGTCCACAGAGCTTTTAAAGCAGTGCATCGACTACATTGACGGCAGAGCCGAAATTGAGGTTTCGGGAAATGTTACCAAAGAAAATATTGCAAGAATAAAGGGTCTTGGTGTAGACTATGTATCAAGTGGTGCGCTCACACATTCAGCGCCTATTATGGATTTATCACTTAAAAATCTACACGCAGTATAG
- a CDS encoding glycoside hydrolase family 43 protein — protein MVTAKNPILSGFYPDPSICRVGEDYYLVTSSFVYAPGVPIFHSRDLAHWEQIGNILDRPSQLCVENEEISRGIFAPTIRYHEGTFFMITTNVSHGGNFIVTAQDPAGPWSDPYYLGEEAVGIDPSLFFDDDGRCYYCGTRPNPEGVRYNGDWEIWIQELDLGTMKLKGRSMAIWKGAVKGCIWPEGPHIYKINGYYYLMHAEGGTGPEHSITIARSTELFKWFEGCPRNPIFTHRNLGMDYPVIYAGHGDLVDDINGNWYVVMLASRPCKKHSSMGRETFIAKTIWENEWPVIAPGIGHLEDTVDIPLEECRFIDEISENDFITFCEAKPDKRLVGIGKRNESFYSLKENPGVLRLYTNKEQITDLGTSAFLGLRQKGYEFTVKTAVRFIPQSDNETAGLVLFQNNENHLRAEITMEAQRLVFVVTTHIKGTDKKIAVADIMEYSVTEKNPLWNICMICKEQEASIWIGTAEKSVKVAEKISLLPYTTEEAGGFVGCTVGMYASSNGSNSDNYAEFSYIMLTQ, from the coding sequence ATGGTAACAGCAAAAAATCCAATACTTTCAGGTTTTTATCCTGATCCATCAATATGTAGAGTCGGGGAAGACTATTATCTGGTGACATCAAGCTTTGTGTATGCACCGGGTGTTCCCATATTTCATAGCCGGGATCTGGCTCATTGGGAGCAGATTGGCAATATACTTGACAGACCATCGCAGCTATGCGTGGAAAATGAAGAAATATCGAGAGGTATTTTTGCACCGACCATAAGATATCATGAAGGAACTTTTTTTATGATAACGACCAATGTATCGCATGGCGGCAATTTTATAGTGACAGCGCAGGATCCGGCAGGACCGTGGTCTGATCCGTATTATTTGGGAGAAGAAGCAGTAGGAATAGACCCAAGCCTTTTCTTTGATGATGACGGCAGATGTTATTACTGTGGCACACGCCCAAACCCTGAAGGAGTACGCTACAATGGAGACTGGGAGATATGGATACAGGAGCTTGATCTTGGAACCATGAAGCTTAAGGGCAGGAGCATGGCCATATGGAAAGGTGCTGTAAAGGGCTGCATATGGCCGGAAGGACCACATATCTACAAGATAAACGGATATTATTATCTGATGCATGCAGAGGGCGGCACCGGACCGGAGCACAGTATAACGATAGCAAGAAGCACGGAGCTTTTTAAATGGTTTGAAGGATGTCCGAGAAATCCGATATTTACACACAGAAATCTGGGGATGGATTATCCGGTCATCTATGCAGGACATGGTGATCTGGTGGATGATATAAACGGAAACTGGTATGTGGTCATGCTTGCGTCAAGACCATGCAAAAAGCACAGCAGTATGGGCAGGGAAACCTTTATTGCAAAAACAATATGGGAAAACGAATGGCCGGTAATAGCACCCGGGATAGGACACCTTGAGGATACGGTAGATATACCGCTTGAAGAGTGCAGATTTATAGATGAGATATCAGAAAATGATTTTATAACTTTCTGCGAAGCCAAGCCTGATAAGAGGCTGGTTGGAATAGGAAAACGCAACGAGTCTTTTTACTCCCTTAAGGAAAATCCGGGAGTACTGAGACTGTACACAAACAAAGAGCAGATCACTGATCTTGGCACAAGTGCATTTCTTGGACTAAGACAGAAGGGCTATGAGTTTACGGTAAAGACAGCAGTGCGTTTTATCCCACAGTCGGATAATGAGACGGCAGGACTTGTACTTTTCCAGAACAATGAGAATCATCTTCGCGCTGAGATAACAATGGAAGCCCAAAGGCTGGTATTTGTGGTGACTACACATATTAAGGGAACTGACAAAAAGATAGCAGTGGCAGATATTATGGAGTACAGCGTTACAGAAAAAAATCCACTGTGGAATATATGTATGATCTGTAAGGAACAGGAAGCATCTATATGGATAGGTACGGCCGAAAAGAGCGTAAAAGTCGCAGAAAAAATAAGTCTGCTGCCATATACCACAGAAGAAGCAGGTGGCTTTGTGGGCTGTACGGTCGGTATGTATGCATCCTCAAATGGCAGCAATAGTGATAACTATGCAGAATTTTCATACATAATGCTCACCCAATAA
- a CDS encoding DUF4867 family protein, with amino-acid sequence MIIHEITEECFKKYGKVIDSIDLTELVSTMQTVEIPADVVYEPSISALEKLKCATELQQKTYGELPIQIGWCIGNNHKLNAVEYHRCSEVNIAATDAILILGRQQDISVENTYDTSLMEAFRIPSGTAVELYATTLHYAPCNASAGGFLVAVVLPKGTNEALEHPHTGGEDALLAAKNKWLIGHPEGGLPDGSYIGLTGENLEIK; translated from the coding sequence ATGATCATACATGAAATAACAGAAGAATGTTTTAAGAAATATGGAAAGGTGATCGACTCTATAGATCTTACAGAGCTGGTCAGCACAATGCAGACAGTAGAAATTCCTGCTGATGTGGTTTATGAGCCATCCATTTCTGCACTTGAAAAGCTAAAATGCGCTACAGAATTACAACAGAAAACATACGGGGAGCTTCCTATACAGATAGGCTGGTGCATAGGCAACAATCATAAGCTCAATGCTGTTGAATATCACAGATGCTCTGAGGTCAATATTGCCGCAACTGATGCCATACTGATACTCGGCCGACAGCAGGATATCTCCGTGGAAAATACATATGATACCTCTTTGATGGAAGCTTTCAGGATTCCTTCCGGAACAGCAGTCGAGCTTTATGCCACAACACTGCACTACGCACCATGTAATGCATCTGCTGGCGGATTTCTGGTAGCCGTTGTACTTCCAAAAGGCACAAATGAAGCCCTGGAACATCCACACACCGGCGGAGAAGATGCTCTTCTTGCAGCTAAAAACAAATGGCTCATCGGACATCCTGAAGGTGGACTTCCTGATGGATCATACATAGGGCTTACAGGTGAAAATCTGGAAATTAAATAA
- a CDS encoding alpha/beta hydrolase-fold protein, translating to MDDLKNGALYIGTIPSSMDNNRCSVTLEDDGSVTFYIYAPNANKVEVAGMGGYFSSERIQLKPDMQGGFSANIKDFHWAMHYYFWYVDDVCITNPHAAISYGCFAAINTFEVPKEGEDFYFVRDVPHGTVSLCKYTSQVNGHIKESYVYTPPGYESGDVRYPVLYLQHGVGENETGWVWQGKMNFIMDNLIADKKCVPMIIVASSGYAFKDNEYPVFFPGDFDSELVNSIIPYIEENFKVKKGRNNRAVAGLSLGSGQATDIAARHPELFSAVGVFSGVAIHLMKKIIDSPYRFEAVFMSAGDKEKEILLGINEMVKEFSRQGKNSTPKVYEGYHEWHVWRKSFKDFAQMLFTWDDAELDDINKAVPVRSKNIDFTTPVQADESMVFFDPVYRQIQFENDEDGKPAGKYPDVIHGIRVTEDNSIEVNLFAPDAKSVSVVLENGTEELLYRSKKNDGYWEKTIGNPAEGFNYVTFMVNGTPVVNPAAPVGFGYNRAVNFAEVPERNFSWHELKKTEHGQIHIHYSCDGDGQVSMNYVYTPAGYGEDNCDTGRVCVLECAADERNFCWIHQGKIANIMDNLSGEGRIKGIMIIMADSTISDDIIGNITAIYGIRDSARKEWFKKGDNESWTSCRHRFLNFMCGIQ from the coding sequence TTGGATGATTTAAAAAATGGTGCTTTGTATATAGGCACGATACCATCATCAATGGACAATAACAGATGCTCAGTCACACTTGAGGATGATGGAAGTGTTACCTTTTATATCTATGCGCCAAATGCCAATAAAGTAGAAGTAGCCGGAATGGGAGGCTATTTCAGCTCAGAACGCATACAGTTAAAGCCTGATATGCAGGGTGGATTTTCGGCAAACATTAAAGATTTCCACTGGGCAATGCATTATTATTTCTGGTATGTAGATGATGTCTGTATAACAAATCCTCATGCGGCTATATCATATGGCTGTTTTGCTGCAATAAACACATTTGAAGTGCCAAAAGAGGGCGAGGATTTCTATTTTGTCAGGGATGTGCCGCATGGAACGGTAAGTCTGTGCAAATATACCTCACAGGTAAACGGTCACATAAAGGAGAGCTATGTGTATACTCCACCCGGATATGAGAGTGGAGATGTAAGGTATCCTGTATTGTATTTACAGCATGGTGTCGGGGAGAATGAGACCGGATGGGTATGGCAGGGTAAGATGAATTTCATCATGGACAATCTGATAGCAGACAAAAAATGTGTGCCGATGATCATAGTTGCAAGCAGTGGCTACGCATTTAAGGATAACGAATACCCTGTATTTTTTCCGGGAGATTTTGACAGTGAGCTTGTAAATAGCATAATCCCTTATATAGAGGAAAATTTTAAGGTCAAAAAAGGAAGAAACAACCGTGCTGTGGCAGGACTTTCACTTGGTTCAGGACAGGCTACGGATATAGCGGCAAGACACCCGGAGCTTTTTTCAGCAGTTGGAGTATTTTCAGGTGTTGCAATACATCTCATGAAAAAAATCATCGACAGCCCATATCGGTTTGAAGCTGTCTTTATGTCGGCAGGAGATAAAGAAAAAGAGATACTGCTTGGAATCAATGAGATGGTAAAAGAATTTTCACGACAGGGGAAAAACAGTACACCAAAAGTATATGAGGGCTATCATGAATGGCATGTATGGAGAAAGAGCTTTAAGGATTTCGCACAGATGCTTTTTACATGGGATGACGCAGAACTTGATGATATTAATAAAGCTGTCCCGGTCAGATCAAAGAATATTGATTTTACCACACCGGTACAGGCGGATGAGAGCATGGTATTTTTTGATCCGGTGTACAGGCAGATACAGTTCGAAAATGACGAGGATGGAAAACCGGCTGGCAAATATCCGGATGTCATACATGGTATCCGTGTGACGGAGGATAACAGCATTGAAGTAAATCTTTTTGCACCTGATGCAAAAAGCGTGAGCGTAGTTCTTGAAAATGGCACGGAGGAGCTTCTTTACAGATCAAAGAAAAATGATGGTTATTGGGAAAAAACAATAGGTAATCCGGCAGAGGGATTTAACTATGTGACATTTATGGTAAATGGAACACCTGTAGTAAACCCTGCGGCACCTGTAGGGTTCGGATATAACAGGGCTGTAAACTTTGCTGAGGTACCTGAGAGGAACTTTAGCTGGCATGAGCTTAAGAAAACAGAGCATGGTCAGATACATATCCATTATTCGTGTGATGGAGACGGACAGGTCAGTATGAATTATGTTTATACACCAGCCGGTTATGGAGAGGATAATTGTGATACCGGCAGAGTATGTGTGCTTGAGTGTGCTGCGGACGAAAGAAATTTTTGCTGGATACATCAGGGAAAGATAGCAAATATCATGGATAATCTGTCGGGTGAAGGCAGGATAAAAGGAATTATGATAATAATGGCAGACAGCACGATATCTGATGATATCATCGGGAACATAACAGCCATATACGGAATTAGGGACAGTGCACGGAAAGAATGGTTCAAAAAAGGAGATAATGAATCCTGGACATCATGCAGACACAGATTTTTAAATTTCATGTGCGGGATACAGTAA
- a CDS encoding transcription repressor NadR, with amino-acid sequence MNGDERRKKIINILSSSKSPVAGVALAKELDVSRQVIVQDIALLRANGAAIFSTNRGYLIQADKQYSRVLKVVHEDDEVEEELSTIVDAGGHVKDVFVYHKVYGVIRANMDIKSRRDVRNYLEEIRTGKSSLLKNVTSGYHYHTICAESEEVLDAIQEELKQKGFLAKLQDYEPVDFWGDNEDEAKA; translated from the coding sequence ATGAACGGTGATGAGAGAAGAAAAAAAATAATAAATATTCTATCCTCGTCAAAGTCGCCTGTGGCGGGAGTTGCGCTTGCAAAGGAGCTTGATGTGAGTCGTCAGGTGATTGTGCAGGACATAGCACTGCTTCGAGCAAACGGAGCCGCGATTTTTTCGACAAACAGAGGATATCTGATACAGGCGGATAAGCAGTATTCGAGAGTATTAAAGGTGGTTCACGAGGATGATGAAGTAGAGGAGGAGCTTTCAACAATAGTTGATGCCGGAGGCCATGTGAAGGACGTATTTGTATACCACAAGGTCTACGGAGTGATCCGCGCTAATATGGACATCAAGTCCAGACGTGATGTCAGAAATTACCTGGAGGAAATCCGCACAGGAAAGTCCAGCCTTCTTAAAAATGTAACTTCAGGTTATCACTATCACACAATATGTGCGGAGAGTGAAGAGGTGCTTGATGCCATACAGGAGGAGCTTAAGCAGAAGGGCTTCCTTGCAAAGCTGCAGGACTATGAGCCGGTGGATTTCTGGGGAGACAACGAGGACGAGGCAAAGGCTTAA
- a CDS encoding sugar ABC transporter substrate-binding protein → MKKRLVSSAVTVALFIGLIAGVTFQSSDKKEIKHFTAFFSVEGDNIDPDNDIKQLIAEQIGAECEETWLVGQDKDDAINSLIATGKYPDFVLGETALYEADALIPIDEYWDDYPNIKEYLSDEQWEKLRQPDGHIYWIPQFGVSHGDDVEMLHNGEAFWIQTRVLKWAGYPKITTIEQYFDLIESYVQANPTMPDGTENIPFTMLCDDWRYFCLENVPQFLDGFPNDGSCMVDTETKKVMDYNVSDTAKRYFGKLNEEFHKGIMDPGAFNATYDQYLDKLSTGAVLGMVDQWWQFYYTIDPVFKKQNLAQLGCDYVPLPVTIDDGIHNRWHTNRMAEIDYSSGVSITTSCKDIEGAMKFVSDLLESDIIRERFWGEEGKDYSVDENGLFYLTNEQAEKKSDSSYHTAHMCSYSYFPRVEGMLDDGINAFSMEFQQNEFFRNQPVDIQECFKAYGVENYVDMLGKNEAPGSWYPMYSYSDSIPSTSECGKAKNNIVAVKKIWLPQVIMADDFGAAWDQYMEKYNACNPQIYFDYLQQKVNEN, encoded by the coding sequence ATGAAAAAAAGATTGGTTTCCTCAGCGGTTACAGTGGCATTGTTTATCGGACTTATAGCCGGTGTTACTTTTCAATCGTCAGATAAAAAAGAAATAAAGCATTTTACGGCTTTTTTTTCTGTAGAAGGAGATAATATAGATCCGGATAATGATATAAAGCAGCTCATAGCAGAGCAGATCGGTGCTGAATGTGAGGAAACCTGGCTTGTTGGACAGGATAAGGACGATGCAATAAATTCTCTAATAGCAACCGGGAAATATCCGGATTTTGTATTGGGTGAGACTGCGCTGTATGAGGCAGATGCACTCATTCCAATAGATGAATACTGGGACGATTATCCGAACATAAAAGAATATCTCAGTGATGAACAATGGGAAAAGTTAAGACAGCCGGATGGACACATATATTGGATTCCACAGTTTGGAGTATCACATGGGGATGATGTGGAGATGCTGCATAATGGTGAAGCCTTCTGGATTCAGACAAGAGTATTAAAATGGGCTGGATATCCAAAGATTACAACGATAGAGCAGTACTTTGACCTGATAGAAAGCTATGTACAGGCAAATCCAACAATGCCGGATGGAACAGAAAATATACCATTTACGATGCTTTGTGATGACTGGCGGTATTTTTGTCTTGAAAATGTACCGCAGTTTCTGGACGGATTTCCAAACGATGGAAGCTGTATGGTGGACACGGAAACCAAAAAAGTGATGGATTACAATGTGAGCGACACAGCCAAAAGATATTTCGGAAAGCTTAACGAAGAGTTCCATAAAGGAATAATGGATCCCGGGGCGTTTAATGCCACCTATGATCAATATCTGGATAAGCTGTCAACAGGAGCTGTGCTTGGGATGGTCGACCAGTGGTGGCAGTTTTATTATACAATAGATCCTGTATTCAAAAAACAGAATCTGGCACAGCTTGGGTGTGATTATGTTCCTCTTCCTGTCACGATTGATGATGGTATTCACAACAGATGGCATACAAACAGGATGGCAGAAATAGATTATTCTTCAGGAGTGTCCATTACCACCTCCTGTAAAGATATCGAAGGTGCGATGAAGTTTGTCAGTGATCTTCTGGAATCTGATATCATAAGAGAAAGGTTCTGGGGGGAGGAGGGCAAGGACTATTCAGTCGATGAAAACGGTTTGTTTTACCTTACCAATGAGCAGGCAGAGAAAAAAAGTGACAGCTCATATCATACAGCGCATATGTGTTCGTACTCATACTTTCCAAGAGTGGAGGGAATGCTTGATGATGGTATAAATGCGTTTTCAATGGAGTTTCAGCAGAACGAGTTTTTCAGAAATCAGCCTGTGGATATTCAGGAATGTTTTAAAGCCTATGGAGTGGAAAACTATGTAGATATGCTTGGAAAAAATGAGGCTCCCGGCTCGTGGTATCCGATGTATTCATATTCAGATTCAATTCCTTCGACCTCTGAATGTGGGAAAGCAAAGAATAATATTGTGGCAGTAAAGAAAATATGGCTGCCGCAGGTTATCATGGCAGATGATTTTGGTGCTGCCTGGGATCAGTATATGGAGAAGTACAATGCCTGTAATCCACAGATATATTTTGATTATTTACAGCAAAAGGTAAATGAAAATTAG